Proteins found in one Methanospirillum hungatei JF-1 genomic segment:
- a CDS encoding sulfide/dihydroorotate dehydrogenase-like FAD/NAD-binding protein, translating into MYIIEKSLKLSENVYEIWVNAPHVTRNAKAGQFVIIRTDETGERIPLTISKISGDLVRIIFMAVGKTTHALAAVPAGGAISDIAGPLGCPSEIKKYGTCVLVGGGVGIASTPVIAQALKDAGNRVIGILGARNADFLILEDEMAEICDKLLIATDDGSKGHHGFAADLLKQVIGEEKVDAVWIIGPTIMMKVTSNVTREQGIKTFVSLNPIMVDGTGMCGSCRCVVDGKTKFACVDGPEFDAHQVDFDNLMQRQRYYMEHEKEALALWKEHQCTCGGQH; encoded by the coding sequence GTGTATATAATCGAAAAATCTCTCAAATTATCCGAAAATGTCTATGAGATATGGGTAAACGCTCCCCATGTGACCCGGAATGCAAAGGCCGGCCAGTTTGTTATCATACGGACTGATGAGACCGGTGAGCGGATTCCCCTGACAATCTCAAAGATTTCCGGAGATCTGGTTCGAATCATCTTCATGGCGGTTGGGAAAACCACGCATGCCCTTGCTGCGGTTCCTGCCGGAGGTGCCATCAGCGATATCGCCGGACCATTGGGATGCCCGAGTGAAATAAAGAAATATGGGACCTGTGTGCTGGTTGGCGGTGGTGTTGGTATTGCATCAACGCCCGTCATCGCACAAGCATTAAAAGATGCCGGTAACCGGGTTATTGGTATTCTTGGAGCACGGAATGCAGATTTTCTTATCCTTGAGGATGAGATGGCAGAGATATGTGACAAACTTCTCATAGCAACAGATGACGGTTCAAAAGGTCATCACGGATTTGCAGCTGACCTTCTGAAACAGGTTATCGGTGAAGAGAAGGTTGATGCGGTCTGGATCATCGGCCCAACCATCATGATGAAAGTCACATCCAATGTGACCCGTGAGCAGGGGATTAAGACCTTTGTCTCGCTCAACCCCATTATGGTCGACGGAACCGGCATGTGTGGGTCCTGCAGATGCGTTGTTGATGGAAAGACAAAGTTTGCCTGCGTAGACGGACCAGAATTCGATGCTCACCAGGTCGACTTTGACAACCTGATGCAACGCCAGCGATATTACATGGAGCATGAGAAGGAAGCCCTGGCATTATGGAAAGAACACCAGTGTACCTGCGGAGGGCAGCATTAA
- the arcS gene encoding archaeosine synthase subunit alpha, with product MKGVEILSRDGTARYGRLTVDDTILNFPSATDTTRLFPALNTRSGTNIPPIEDPDFVSRFLIRDGEQPIPLHIHAPVNIQSGDTVITPNWHTLLSRPRDFCQLLDQLKASTPPDTCWYLPGAALPENAAILVHAGFDLFDYIATDLATTQEKFCLPDGQYPEKVMEEGLCSCQGCLSGDLLLHNRIALDQELARIGRRIRDGTFREFLEGRCRTKPEFVSIMRHIDKSDRMEQYCPVSRTVPFLATSGDSIHRVEVRRFADRLVERYIPPVADVAVLIPCSAKKPYSLSQSHRKFSQAIGRRAHELIMTSPLGLVPRDLELCYPAAAYDVPVTGYWDHEERYQITNTLVRYFTRHPYRRVIAHLDGDARIIAQDAADQAGFEIEFTCETDRLTDPASLQALSEALSGERKVKSHLVRGMISFQFGYDLKAPNLEVKGSYPEQVVKRGRNLYFSTDPAHGLIRPTFEGWSLIETGYRVYIDEFVPQGDILAPGVIDADPVIRPGDEVLVIGDKAMTTGRAVMSADEMIRSSRGVAVRVRKVKKLDGQ from the coding sequence ATGAAGGGAGTTGAGATCCTCAGCCGTGACGGAACAGCCCGGTATGGTCGCCTGACCGTGGACGATACTATTCTCAACTTCCCGTCTGCTACCGATACGACCAGGCTCTTTCCTGCCCTGAATACCCGGTCCGGAACAAACATCCCGCCGATCGAGGATCCGGATTTTGTATCCCGGTTCCTGATCCGTGACGGAGAACAACCAATACCGCTCCATATTCATGCACCAGTCAATATTCAGTCAGGAGATACGGTCATCACCCCGAACTGGCATACCCTGCTCTCCCGTCCCCGAGACTTCTGTCAGCTCCTGGATCAACTGAAAGCCTCCACACCGCCGGACACCTGCTGGTATCTCCCCGGTGCAGCACTACCGGAAAATGCGGCAATTCTGGTTCATGCTGGTTTTGATCTCTTTGATTACATCGCAACCGACCTAGCAACGACCCAGGAGAAATTCTGTCTCCCCGACGGACAGTATCCGGAAAAAGTGATGGAAGAAGGACTCTGTTCCTGCCAGGGATGCCTGAGTGGAGATCTCCTCCTGCATAACCGGATCGCACTCGACCAGGAACTGGCGAGAATCGGGCGCAGGATCCGCGACGGGACATTTCGTGAGTTTCTTGAGGGAAGATGCAGGACAAAACCAGAATTTGTCTCGATCATGCGTCATATTGATAAGTCAGACCGGATGGAGCAGTATTGTCCGGTATCCCGTACTGTGCCCTTCCTTGCAACATCCGGAGACAGCATTCACCGGGTGGAAGTCAGACGGTTTGCAGACCGGCTGGTTGAGCGGTATATCCCACCGGTAGCAGATGTGGCGGTTCTGATTCCCTGTTCAGCAAAAAAACCCTACAGCCTCTCCCAGTCTCATCGCAAATTCAGCCAGGCCATCGGAAGACGGGCACATGAACTGATCATGACCTCTCCCCTGGGACTTGTTCCCCGTGATCTTGAGCTCTGTTATCCTGCCGCAGCATATGATGTGCCGGTCACCGGGTATTGGGATCATGAGGAGCGGTACCAGATCACAAATACTCTTGTCAGGTACTTTACCAGACATCCCTACCGTCGGGTCATTGCTCATCTGGATGGGGATGCACGAATCATTGCACAGGATGCTGCAGATCAGGCAGGATTTGAGATAGAATTCACCTGCGAGACAGACCGGCTGACTGATCCCGCATCACTTCAGGCATTAAGCGAGGCCCTTTCCGGTGAGCGAAAGGTTAAATCGCACCTGGTCAGGGGGATGATCTCATTCCAGTTCGGGTATGATCTCAAGGCGCCAAACCTGGAAGTAAAAGGTTCATATCCGGAGCAGGTGGTAAAGCGGGGCAGAAATCTCTACTTCTCAACCGACCCCGCTCACGGTCTGATAAGACCCACCTTTGAAGGCTGGTCGCTCATTGAAACCGGGTACCGGGTATATATCGATGAGTTCGTGCCCCAGGGTGATATCCTGGCGCCAGGTGTCATTGATGCCGACCCGGTCATCCGCCCTGGTGATGAAGTGCTGGTCATCGGAGATAAGGCCATGACAACCGGACGGGCAGTCATGAGTGCTGATGAAATGATCCGATCCTCCCGCGGTGTTGCTGTCCGGGTGCGTAAAGTAAAGAAGCTGGACGGGCAATAA
- the tgtA gene encoding tRNA guanosine(15) transglycosylase TgtA, with translation MTLSFEILEKDIAGRIGKLSGQGKIVKTPTLLPVINPHLNLIPPKEMQEMGVEAVITNAYIFSRSEEYRERALTDGLAKTLDFDGVIMTDSGSFQLSVYGEVEITNAQTIAFQQAIKSDIIVPLDIPTHPDSPREQVEQELSVTMDRIMEAKDIADHEHHTLAGPVQGGLFPDLREETGRRLSEAGFRFCPIGAVVPLMESYRYAELVKVVMAAKRGLSPAVCVHLFGAGHPSMFALAVAMGCDLFDSAAYALYAKDGRYMTTHGSYHLNELSYLPCPCPVCVGHTAKELNESPDRERLLAMHNLRVSLAEINRVRQAIRDGVLWELVDERCRSHPALLRGYRTLLGYNEELTALDRETKRRFFYRGDESCKRTEVVRYHQMVGRLTAGERTLISFSRHIKKKQTEEYDSVFYFKPPFGPFPAELTETFPIGQSEIPDFDEEMIKTGCIGIARLMETNPDSHFTIRCRPVWKDLITQILPTVEVQDEGS, from the coding sequence ATGACCCTCTCCTTTGAAATTTTAGAAAAAGACATAGCCGGACGAATCGGAAAACTCTCCGGACAAGGCAAGATCGTCAAAACCCCGACCCTGCTTCCGGTTATCAACCCGCACCTGAACCTGATACCCCCAAAAGAGATGCAGGAGATGGGCGTTGAAGCGGTCATCACCAATGCATATATCTTCTCCCGGTCTGAAGAGTATCGTGAGCGTGCCCTTACTGATGGTCTTGCAAAGACCCTGGATTTTGACGGGGTCATTATGACCGACTCTGGATCTTTTCAGCTCTCGGTCTATGGCGAAGTTGAGATAACCAATGCCCAGACCATCGCATTCCAGCAGGCTATAAAATCCGATATCATCGTCCCGCTGGATATTCCGACTCATCCTGACTCTCCCCGGGAACAAGTGGAACAGGAACTATCGGTGACGATGGACCGGATCATGGAGGCAAAAGATATTGCAGACCATGAGCACCACACCCTTGCCGGACCGGTTCAGGGTGGTCTGTTTCCAGACCTTCGTGAAGAAACCGGGAGGAGACTGTCTGAGGCAGGATTTCGGTTCTGTCCCATTGGTGCTGTCGTCCCTCTCATGGAATCCTACCGGTATGCTGAACTTGTAAAGGTGGTGATGGCTGCAAAACGCGGTCTTTCTCCAGCCGTCTGTGTCCATCTCTTTGGAGCCGGTCACCCGTCCATGTTTGCCCTGGCGGTAGCGATGGGATGCGATCTCTTTGATTCTGCAGCCTATGCCCTCTATGCTAAGGACGGACGGTACATGACCACCCATGGGAGTTATCACCTGAACGAACTCTCCTACCTTCCCTGCCCCTGTCCGGTCTGTGTCGGTCATACCGCAAAGGAACTGAATGAATCACCTGACCGGGAGCGACTCCTTGCCATGCATAACCTGCGAGTCTCTCTTGCCGAGATCAACCGTGTCAGGCAGGCAATCCGTGACGGTGTGCTCTGGGAACTGGTGGATGAACGATGCCGTTCTCATCCAGCCCTGCTCCGGGGATACCGGACGTTACTTGGGTATAATGAAGAACTCACCGCACTTGACCGTGAGACCAAACGCCGGTTCTTTTACCGGGGCGATGAGAGCTGCAAACGGACCGAGGTCGTGCGGTATCACCAGATGGTTGGGCGGCTAACCGCCGGAGAGCGGACTCTCATCAGCTTCAGCCGGCATATCAAGAAAAAACAGACCGAGGAGTATGATTCCGTATTTTACTTCAAGCCTCCCTTCGGTCCCTTCCCGGCAGAACTCACCGAAACATTCCCCATCGGGCAGAGTGAGATCCCTGATTTTGACGAGGAAATGATTAAAACCGGATGTATCGGAATTGCCAGACTCATGGAGACGAACCCGGACTCTCATTTCACCATCAGGTGTCGTCCGGTCTGGAAAGACCTGATAACACAGATTCTCCCCACCGTGGAGGTGCAAGATGAAGGGAGTTGA
- a CDS encoding ATP-binding protein produces MNRKPVFRIGTDDFKELIDEGGYFVDKSLFIREIIDGNKVVLLPRPRRFGKTLNMTMLRYFFEKTENDQNYLFEGLAISHYSEYQKHQGQYPVIFISLKDVKGVSWVESRRRLVEKIGELLAQFKYIEPTLDPIYQDGFHAILSGNPDDASMKASLKNLITWLYNYHQKPVIVLIDEYDSPMIEAWTHDYYHEMTEFMRSWLGGGLKHENAHALYRAVITGILRIAKESIFSDLNNLKVISTLQSHKVSQMFGFTEHDIDTILSDFSIPDHGKVIREWYNGYSFGDQVIYNPWSVTNYIDNLPNPPGPHWLNTSANTLVYEELGRGGIEIKRDLEKLLSGEEIRYPITETITFRDIGRNPANIWSFLYFSGYLRAGDPKFADYDPNLLTYALSIPNKEISAAYKQFVNSQFEKGDPSSGITSFLSVFLENKKAEILEQTLQNLTISLVSFYDLARLPEAVFHAFVLGLLANLISVYDVRSNAESGLGRADILMIPKTTRYQTGYVIEFKSIYPNDDIEKSAQEALTQIRERKYDSSFISGGIEPNIIRYLAVVVQGKSVMVKEWFDT; encoded by the coding sequence ATGAACAGAAAACCGGTTTTCCGAATAGGAACCGATGACTTTAAAGAACTCATCGATGAAGGAGGCTATTTCGTAGATAAATCTCTGTTTATCCGTGAAATTATTGATGGAAATAAAGTAGTTCTTCTTCCCCGTCCTCGTCGGTTTGGAAAAACCCTGAACATGACCATGCTCAGATACTTCTTTGAAAAGACGGAGAATGACCAAAATTACCTTTTTGAAGGATTAGCCATATCACATTATTCTGAATACCAGAAACACCAGGGACAATACCCGGTAATATTCATCAGTCTGAAGGATGTGAAGGGTGTATCTTGGGTTGAGAGTAGAAGACGATTGGTTGAGAAAATCGGTGAACTTCTCGCACAGTTCAAATATATCGAACCGACACTGGATCCAATCTACCAGGACGGGTTTCACGCTATCCTTTCTGGAAACCCCGATGATGCCTCTATGAAAGCCAGTCTTAAAAACCTCATAACATGGCTTTACAATTATCATCAGAAACCCGTCATTGTCCTCATTGACGAATATGACAGCCCTATGATCGAAGCATGGACTCATGACTACTATCATGAGATGACAGAGTTCATGCGATCATGGCTTGGCGGTGGACTCAAACATGAGAACGCCCATGCTCTCTACCGGGCAGTCATCACCGGAATACTTCGGATTGCAAAAGAGTCGATATTTTCTGACCTCAATAATCTCAAAGTTATCTCCACTCTTCAGTCCCACAAGGTATCACAGATGTTCGGATTTACCGAACATGACATCGATACAATCCTGTCTGATTTCTCGATTCCGGATCACGGAAAAGTCATTCGCGAGTGGTATAATGGATACTCCTTTGGAGATCAGGTGATCTATAACCCCTGGTCTGTAACGAATTACATAGATAATCTACCTAATCCACCCGGCCCTCACTGGCTCAACACCTCTGCTAATACTCTTGTGTATGAGGAACTTGGTCGCGGAGGAATTGAAATAAAGCGTGATCTGGAGAAACTCCTTTCCGGAGAAGAGATTAGGTACCCGATTACAGAAACAATTACCTTCAGGGATATCGGAAGAAACCCTGCAAATATATGGAGTTTTCTGTACTTTTCAGGATACCTCAGGGCAGGAGATCCGAAATTTGCAGATTATGATCCGAACCTCCTCACATATGCATTGAGTATTCCAAACAAGGAGATTTCGGCAGCATATAAACAATTTGTAAACAGCCAATTTGAGAAAGGAGATCCGTCATCTGGTATAACCTCATTTCTCTCAGTATTTCTGGAGAACAAAAAAGCAGAGATACTTGAGCAGACTTTACAAAACCTAACCATCAGTCTTGTAAGTTTCTATGATCTTGCACGACTCCCTGAAGCAGTTTTTCATGCTTTTGTTCTCGGTCTTCTCGCAAATCTGATATCAGTCTATGATGTCAGATCAAATGCAGAATCCGGACTTGGGAGAGCTGATATCCTGATGATCCCAAAAACAACCAGGTATCAGACCGGATATGTGATAGAATTTAAATCAATATATCCGAATGATGATATCGAGAAATCGGCACAGGAGGCATTAACGCAGATTCGGGAGAGAAAGTATGATAGTTCATTCATATCCGGAGGGATAGAACCTAATATAATCCGATATCTTGCGGTCGTGGTTCAGGGTAAAAGCGTAATGGTAAAGGAGTGGTTTGATACCTAA
- a CDS encoding TIGR00296 family protein, producing MELLTPAEGKLALSHARHVLHEHVAQEPYTEPEFPPVFSKKRGVFVTLTKHGDLRGCIGFPHAIMPLRDAIREAACSAATGDPRFPPVTPKELSDISVEVTVLTEPELLDVVPADRPAAITVGKHGLIVRGYGRSGLLLPQVPVEWGWNVTEFLDHTCMKAGLPRGCWQESSVQIFTFEGQIFSEKDGSHK from the coding sequence ATGGAGCTTCTTACACCAGCAGAAGGGAAACTTGCTCTCTCTCATGCCCGCCATGTACTGCATGAACATGTAGCACAGGAACCCTACACAGAACCGGAATTTCCACCGGTCTTCTCAAAAAAACGCGGGGTATTTGTAACGCTGACCAAGCATGGCGATCTTCGGGGCTGCATCGGATTTCCCCATGCCATAATGCCACTCCGGGATGCCATCCGTGAAGCTGCCTGCTCTGCAGCAACCGGCGATCCTCGGTTCCCACCGGTTACACCAAAAGAACTTTCGGATATTTCGGTTGAAGTGACAGTCCTGACCGAACCTGAACTATTGGATGTCGTTCCTGCTGATAGACCGGCTGCGATCACAGTTGGAAAACATGGTCTTATTGTCAGAGGGTATGGCCGGTCCGGTCTTCTACTCCCCCAGGTTCCAGTGGAGTGGGGATGGAATGTGACTGAGTTTCTCGACCATACGTGTATGAAGGCAGGACTTCCCAGAGGATGCTGGCAGGAATCGTCGGTTCAGATATTCACATTTGAAGGGCAGATATTTTCAGAAAAGGATGGGTCACATAAATAA
- a CDS encoding NAD(P)/FAD-dependent oxidoreductase, translating to MKREYDVLVVGGGPGGAFAAKTFAEKGYSVLLTEKRPAIGAPVRCAEGVGKALMHEFFKPEDRWVAAEIEKANIIAPDGFKMELEPEKAGAEVGYVLHRKVFDRDLVWMAAGAGADIQVKTRAVTPIMEDGAVKGAILNQGGIAQEVRAGLTIAADGVESKFARWCGVDTTVPLREMETCAQYLMTGIDIDAHATEFYVGNNIAPGGYVWIFPKGDKTANVGIGVGGDRCKPGNRPIDYLNRFVARNFPNGKTIELIAGGVSICQPLPCTVANNLMIVGDAARVSDPLTGGGIYAALYTGKLAGDVGSKAIEKGDTSTQALMPYDETWRASYLGKALERNYQIKEVFVKLNDDDLNAIVHSVSKMNLSDFNTLNLIKNIIAANPKLAIKLGKAGLKSLLDSF from the coding sequence ATGATGTTCTCGTAGTGGGAGGAGGTCCTGGCGGAGCATTTGCTGCAAAGACCTTTGCCGAGAAGGGGTATTCTGTCCTGCTCACTGAGAAACGCCCTGCCATTGGTGCTCCGGTCAGATGTGCCGAAGGAGTCGGAAAAGCCCTGATGCATGAGTTCTTCAAGCCTGAAGACCGGTGGGTTGCAGCAGAGATTGAGAAGGCCAATATCATAGCACCTGACGGGTTTAAGATGGAACTTGAACCGGAAAAGGCAGGAGCAGAGGTCGGCTATGTTCTGCACCGCAAGGTATTTGATCGGGACCTTGTCTGGATGGCAGCCGGAGCAGGAGCAGACATCCAGGTTAAGACCCGTGCAGTTACCCCAATCATGGAGGATGGAGCGGTAAAGGGTGCTATTCTTAATCAGGGAGGCATTGCTCAAGAAGTAAGGGCAGGACTTACCATTGCAGCAGACGGTGTTGAGTCAAAGTTTGCACGCTGGTGCGGTGTTGACACAACGGTCCCTCTTCGTGAGATGGAGACCTGTGCCCAGTATCTGATGACCGGGATTGACATCGATGCTCATGCAACCGAGTTCTACGTGGGTAACAACATCGCTCCAGGTGGCTATGTATGGATATTTCCAAAAGGTGACAAAACCGCTAACGTGGGTATTGGTGTCGGTGGAGACCGGTGCAAACCAGGAAATCGGCCGATTGACTACCTGAATCGTTTCGTCGCCAGGAATTTTCCCAATGGTAAGACCATCGAGCTGATAGCCGGCGGTGTCTCTATCTGTCAGCCACTCCCATGCACAGTTGCAAACAACCTCATGATCGTCGGTGATGCAGCCCGTGTGTCTGATCCTCTCACCGGTGGTGGTATCTATGCCGCTCTCTATACCGGAAAACTTGCCGGAGATGTTGGATCCAAGGCTATTGAAAAAGGCGATACATCTACTCAGGCACTCATGCCCTATGACGAGACATGGAGAGCATCGTATCTTGGAAAGGCGCTTGAGAGAAATTACCAGATTAAAGAGGTATTCGTCAAATTGAATGATGATGACCTGAATGCAATTGTGCACTCAGTCTCAAAAATGAACCTTTCAGATTTCAATACCTTAAATCTTATAAAAAATATCATCGCAGCAAATCCCAAGCTTGCAATAAAACTTGGGAAAGCAGGTCTGAAGTCACTTCTTGACTCATTCTGA